A genomic stretch from Sebastes fasciatus isolate fSebFas1 chromosome 23, fSebFas1.pri, whole genome shotgun sequence includes:
- the net1 gene encoding neuroepithelial cell-transforming gene 1 protein isoform X3, translating into MVAYDELGSLVPIKRTLQVIDYQNQANKESEEPSTKRVRPLGRVTSLANLISPVKNGAVRRFGQTIQASFRGDGKSPGVPQKPCSKAAAPTPPKRRNSTLWSETLDVHQKGTFSTKEIKRQEAIFELSRGEHDLIEDLQLARKAYHDPMLKLSIMSEEELTHIFGNLDAYIPLHEDLLVQLSKATGPDGTVGQIGQMFVNWLPRLNAYKDYCSNQLAAKALLDQKKQDRRVQDFLQRCIESPFSRKLDLWSFLDIPRSRLVKYPLLLKEILRHTPSEHADAASLEEAITIMQGVLSDINMKKGESECQYYIDKLEYLDDRQRDPLIEQCKSLLCHGELRNKSGTKLHVFLFTELLVLTRPVTRNERQCFQVYRQPIPVQDLVLEDLQDGDVRMGGSFRGAFSNADKAKNIFRVRSQDPSQAQSHTLQVNDVFHKQQWLNCLRSAISVHRPLGEPSTTPSPPGSDVRSKRRPSSVSAIVHMEEADENCPQPASSQSAPASPCSSSSSSATPSPTTTSPSSRSSSSSLSTTSSSSPLSSHKTKKDKKSLCSLGKRKETMV; encoded by the exons ATGGTGGCTTACGATGAACTGGGTAGCTTGGTGCCTATCAAACGGACTCTGCAAGTGATAGACTACCAGAACCAAGCCAACAAAGAGTCAGAG gaACCCAGCACAAAGCGTGTCCGTCCTCTCGGCAGGGTGACGTCGCTAGCCAACCTCATCTCACCGGTGAAGAATGGGGCCGTCCGGCGCTTCGGCCAAACCATCCAG GCCTCCTTCCGGGGCGATGGCAAGTCGCCGGGCGTGCCCCAGAAGCCTTGCAGCAAGGCGGCGGCCCCCACACCGCCCAAAAGGAGGAACAGCACGCTGTGGTCGGAGACGCTAGATGTCCACCAGAAGGGGACTTTCTCCACCAAGGAGATCAAGCGGCAGGAG gCCATATTTGAGCTGTCTCGTGGAGAACATGACCTGATTGAGGACCTCCAGCTCGCACGCAAG GCGTACCACGACCCGATGCTGAAGCTCTCCATCATGTCCGAGGAGGAGCTCACTCACATCTTCGGCAACCTGGACGCCTACATCCCTCTGCACGAGGACCTCCTGGTGCAGCTGTCCAAAGCCACGGGGCCAGACGGGACCGTGGGTCAGATCGGACAGATGTTCGTAAACTGG CTGCCAAGGCTCAACGCCTACAAGGACTACTGCAGCAACCAGCTGGCGGCCAAAGCGCTGCTGGACCAGAAGAAGCAGGACCGGCGGGTGCAGGACTTTCTGCAGCGCTGCATCGAGTCGCCCTTCAGCAGGAAGCTGGACCTGTGGAGCTTCCTGGACATCCCGCGCTCCCGCCTGGTCAAGTACCCGCTGCTGCTTAAAGAGATACTGAGACACACTCCGTCGGAGCACGCAGACGCCGCCAGCCTGGAGGAAGCG ATCACCATCATGCAGGGTGTGCTGTCTGACATCAACATGAAGAAGGGAGAGTCCGAGTGCCAGTACTACATCGACAAGCTGGAGTATCTGGACGACCGGCAGAGAGACCCTCTGATCGAGCAGTGCAAGAGCCTGCTGTGTCACGGCGAGCTGCGCAACAAGAGCGGCACG AAGCTGCACGTGTTCCTGTTCACCGAGCTGCTGGTCCTGACCCGGCCCGTCACCAGGAACGAGCGCCAGTGTTTCCAGGTTTATCGGCAGCCGATCCCGGTGCAGGATCTGGTGTTGGAGGACCTGCAGGACGGAGACGTCAGAATGGGCGGCTCCTTCCGAGGCGCTTTCAGCAACGCAGACAAAG CCAAGAACATTTTCCGCGTTCGCTCCCAAGACCCGAGCCAGGCGCAGTCCCACACGCTGCAGGTCAACGACGTCTTCCACAAGCAGCAGTGGCTCAACTGCCTCCGCAGCGCCATCTCCGTCCACCGGCCCCTCGGCGAGCCCTCCACGACGCCCTCCCCGCCCGGGAGCGACGTCCGCTCCAAGCGGCGCCCTTCCTCCGTCTCCGCCATCGTCCACATGGAGGAAGCGGACGAGAACTGCCCGCAGCCGGCCTCCTCCCAGTCCGCCCCCGCCTCgccgtgcagcagcagcagcagcagcgcaacCCCCAGCCCCACCACGACGTCCCCTTCATcgcgctcctcctcctcgtctttaTCGACAACGTCTTCGTCGTCGCCGCTCTCCTCGCACAAAACCAAAAAGGACAAGAAGTCTCTGTGTTCTTTAGGGAAGAGGAAAGAGACGATGGTGTGA
- the net1 gene encoding neuroepithelial cell-transforming gene 1 protein isoform X2, producing the protein MLRLWSLRRGSSFTFLTPGPQWDFSLKRKRREKDDSDAVSLCSVDFKEPSTKRVRPLGRVTSLANLISPVKNGAVRRFGQTIQASFRGDGKSPGVPQKPCSKAAAPTPPKRRNSTLWSETLDVHQKGTFSTKEIKRQEAIFELSRGEHDLIEDLQLARKAYHDPMLKLSIMSEEELTHIFGNLDAYIPLHEDLLVQLSKATGPDGTVGQIGQMFVNWLPRLNAYKDYCSNQLAAKALLDQKKQDRRVQDFLQRCIESPFSRKLDLWSFLDIPRSRLVKYPLLLKEILRHTPSEHADAASLEEAITIMQGVLSDINMKKGESECQYYIDKLEYLDDRQRDPLIEQCKSLLCHGELRNKSGTKLHVFLFTELLVLTRPVTRNERQCFQVYRQPIPVQDLVLEDLQDGDVRMGGSFRGAFSNADKAKNIFRVRSQDPSQAQSHTLQVNDVFHKQQWLNCLRSAISVHRPLGEPSTTPSPPGSDVRSKRRPSSVSAIVHMEEADENCPQPASSQSAPASPCSSSSSSATPSPTTTSPSSRSSSSSLSTTSSSSPLSSHKTKKDKKSLCSLGKRKETMV; encoded by the exons gaACCCAGCACAAAGCGTGTCCGTCCTCTCGGCAGGGTGACGTCGCTAGCCAACCTCATCTCACCGGTGAAGAATGGGGCCGTCCGGCGCTTCGGCCAAACCATCCAG GCCTCCTTCCGGGGCGATGGCAAGTCGCCGGGCGTGCCCCAGAAGCCTTGCAGCAAGGCGGCGGCCCCCACACCGCCCAAAAGGAGGAACAGCACGCTGTGGTCGGAGACGCTAGATGTCCACCAGAAGGGGACTTTCTCCACCAAGGAGATCAAGCGGCAGGAG gCCATATTTGAGCTGTCTCGTGGAGAACATGACCTGATTGAGGACCTCCAGCTCGCACGCAAG GCGTACCACGACCCGATGCTGAAGCTCTCCATCATGTCCGAGGAGGAGCTCACTCACATCTTCGGCAACCTGGACGCCTACATCCCTCTGCACGAGGACCTCCTGGTGCAGCTGTCCAAAGCCACGGGGCCAGACGGGACCGTGGGTCAGATCGGACAGATGTTCGTAAACTGG CTGCCAAGGCTCAACGCCTACAAGGACTACTGCAGCAACCAGCTGGCGGCCAAAGCGCTGCTGGACCAGAAGAAGCAGGACCGGCGGGTGCAGGACTTTCTGCAGCGCTGCATCGAGTCGCCCTTCAGCAGGAAGCTGGACCTGTGGAGCTTCCTGGACATCCCGCGCTCCCGCCTGGTCAAGTACCCGCTGCTGCTTAAAGAGATACTGAGACACACTCCGTCGGAGCACGCAGACGCCGCCAGCCTGGAGGAAGCG ATCACCATCATGCAGGGTGTGCTGTCTGACATCAACATGAAGAAGGGAGAGTCCGAGTGCCAGTACTACATCGACAAGCTGGAGTATCTGGACGACCGGCAGAGAGACCCTCTGATCGAGCAGTGCAAGAGCCTGCTGTGTCACGGCGAGCTGCGCAACAAGAGCGGCACG AAGCTGCACGTGTTCCTGTTCACCGAGCTGCTGGTCCTGACCCGGCCCGTCACCAGGAACGAGCGCCAGTGTTTCCAGGTTTATCGGCAGCCGATCCCGGTGCAGGATCTGGTGTTGGAGGACCTGCAGGACGGAGACGTCAGAATGGGCGGCTCCTTCCGAGGCGCTTTCAGCAACGCAGACAAAG CCAAGAACATTTTCCGCGTTCGCTCCCAAGACCCGAGCCAGGCGCAGTCCCACACGCTGCAGGTCAACGACGTCTTCCACAAGCAGCAGTGGCTCAACTGCCTCCGCAGCGCCATCTCCGTCCACCGGCCCCTCGGCGAGCCCTCCACGACGCCCTCCCCGCCCGGGAGCGACGTCCGCTCCAAGCGGCGCCCTTCCTCCGTCTCCGCCATCGTCCACATGGAGGAAGCGGACGAGAACTGCCCGCAGCCGGCCTCCTCCCAGTCCGCCCCCGCCTCgccgtgcagcagcagcagcagcagcgcaacCCCCAGCCCCACCACGACGTCCCCTTCATcgcgctcctcctcctcgtctttaTCGACAACGTCTTCGTCGTCGCCGCTCTCCTCGCACAAAACCAAAAAGGACAAGAAGTCTCTGTGTTCTTTAGGGAAGAGGAAAGAGACGATGGTGTGA